One segment of Panicum virgatum strain AP13 chromosome 3K, P.virgatum_v5, whole genome shotgun sequence DNA contains the following:
- the LOC120698543 gene encoding histone deacetylase 8-like, protein MHKRKAHKAPLLKLWAHRPPVWPMQGPIASLSLSLSNWAALLEPECQTGIPSDWGVELNSRSRRRKNPPRRRMASDSSPPAEEASAQAPGDKLAVFWHEGMLAHDAGRGVFDSGRDPGFLDVLDQHPENADRVRNMVSILRRGPVAPFLSWHSGLPAHASELLSFHSPEYIEELVQLNATGAKKLCEGTFLNPGSWGAALLAAGTTLSAAKHILDGRGNLAYALVRPPGHHAQPGRADGYCFLNNAGLAVHLALDSGRPKVAVVDIDVHYGNGTAEGFYRTDNVLTISLHMRHGSWGPSHPQSGSVDEIGEGKGLGYNLNIPLPNGSGDAGYEYAMNELVVPAIDKFQPQFLVFVVGQDSSAFDPNGRQCLTMEGYRKIGQIMRGVANRHSNGQILIVQEGGYHITYSAYCLHATLEGVLDLEAPLLDDPIAYYPEDERYTMKIVDMIKNSWKECVPFLKDI, encoded by the exons atgcACAAGAGAAAGGCCCACAAAGCTCCCTTGCTCAAACTTTGGGCCCATAGGCCCCCAGTTTGGCCCATGCAAGGACCAAttgcgtctctctctctctctctctcgaactGGGCGGCTCTGCTGGAACCGGAGTGTCAGACTGGAATTCCGTCAGACTGGGGCGTTGAACTGAACAGCAGGAGCCGCCGCCGGAAAaatccgccgcgccggcgaatGGCCTCCGactcctccccgccggcggaggaggcgtcGGCGCAGGCTCCTGGAGATAAGCTGGCGGTGTTCTGGCACGAGGGCATGCTGGCCCACGACGCCGGCCGCGGCGTCTTCGACTCGGGTCGCGACCCGGGCTTCCTGGACGTGCTCGACCAGCACCCGGAGAACGCCGACCGCGTCCGCAACATGGTCTCCATCCTCCGCCGCGGGCCCGTCGCGCCCTTCCTCTCCTGGCACTCCGGCCTCCCCGCCCACGcctccgagctcctctccttccACTCCCCAG AATACATAGAGGAGCTCGTGCAGTTGAACGCCACCGGAGCCAAGAAGCTCTGCGAGGGCACGTTCCTGAACCCCGGCTCCTGGGGCGCTGCGCTTCTGGCGGCCGGAACCACGCTCTCCGCGGCGAAGCACATACTTGACGGGCGCGGGAACCTGGCCTACGCGCTGGTCCGCCCCCCTGGCCATCACGCGCAGCCCGGCCGTGCAGACGGCTACTGCTTTCTGAACAATGCCGGGCTTGCCGTGCACCTGGCTCTGGATAGCGGGCGCCCAAAGGTTGCGGTCGTTGATATTGATGTGCACTATGGGAATGGTACAGCGGAGGGATTCTACCGCACGGACAACGTTCTGACGATTTCGCTGCACATGAGGCATGGGTCATGGGGTCCATCGCATCCGCAGAGTGGCTCCGTCGATGAGATTGGTGAAGGCAAGGGGCTTGGGTACAATCTCAATATACCTTTGCCGAATGGAAGCGGAGATGCTGGGTATGAATATGCGATGAACGAGTTGGTTGTTCCAGCTATTGATAAGTTTCAGCCTCAATTTTTGGTTTTTGTGGTTGGTCAAGATTCTAGTGCG TTTGATCCCAATGGAAGGCAGTGCTTGACCATGGAAGGCTATAGGAAAATTGGGCAAATAATGAGGGGCGTGGCTAATCGGCATAGCAATGGGCAGATATTGATTGTCCAGGAAGGGGGTTACCACATCACTTACTCAGCATATTGTCTGCACGCAACACTGGAAGGTGTTCTGGATCTGGAAGCCCCACTGTTGGATGACCCGATCGCTTACTATCCAGAGGATGAgagatatactatgaaaatcGTTGACATGATCAAGAATTCCTGGAAAGAATGCGTCCCTTTCCTGAAGGACATCTAG
- the LOC120698544 gene encoding protein LEAD-SENSITIVE 1-like, which produces MGLLSNRIGKESLKAGDHIYSWRSAWVYAHHGIYVGDDKVIHFTRGRDQEVGTGTVIDILLVSSAPKRSDTPCPVCTNEDNDTSMETNGVVSSCLNCFLAGGALYRFDYAVNPALFLAKARGGTCTLATSDPDEAVVRRAKYLLSNGFRCYNLFKSNCEDFAIYCKTGLLVAERGVVGQSGQAISIIGGPLAAVISTPFRLVTTNIYGMAVMAVGVYCASRYAADIGNRRDVVKVEVEDLTAGLASGRIRAVENQLVVPPESPAA; this is translated from the exons ATGGGTCTCCTCTCTAACAG GATTGGGAAGGAGAGCCTCAAGGCGGGGGATCACATCTACTCGTGGAGGTCCGCCTGGGTCTACGCGCATCACG GAATATATGTGGGTGATGATAAGGTGATTCATTTTACAAGAGGAAGGGACCAGGAGGTTGGAACAGGAACTGTCATTGATATTCTTCTTGTGAGTTCTGCACCTAAACGAAGCGACACGCCATGTCCGGTATGCACCAACGAAGACAATGACACCAGCATGGAGACAAATGGCGTGGTATCCTCTTGCCTCAACTGCTTCCTGGCTGGGGGTGCCCTTTACCGTTTTGATTACGCAGTCAACCCAGCTCTCTTCCTTGCCAAAGCGCGAGGAGGAACGTGCACACTCGCTACCTCTGACCCCGACGAAGCAGTGGTCCGCCGTGCCAAATACTTGCTGAGTAATGGTTTCAGGTGCTACAACCTATTCAAGAGCAACTGTGAGGACTTCGCAATATACTGCAAGACTGGCCTCCTTGTGGCGGAGCGGGGTGTTGTTGGGCAGAGCGGGCAGGCCATCTCGATCATTGGTGGACCTCTCGCTGCAGTGATCTCAACGCCGTTCCGCCTGGTGACCACAAACATCTATGGAATGGCGGTGATGGCCGTCGGGGTGTACTGCGCCAGCAGGTACGCGGCTGACATTGGCAACCGTCGTGATGTGGTGAAAGTGGAAGTCGAGGACCTGACAGCAGGCCTGGCCAGCGGCAGGATCCGTGCGGTGGAGAACCAGCTGGTGGTTCCACCAGAAAGCCCGGCTGCCTAA